A portion of the Candidatus Baltobacteraceae bacterium genome contains these proteins:
- a CDS encoding alanine racemase, whose amino-acid sequence MRPHLALDSETLAANARRWAHHSRVPVRAVVKCDGYGWGYRPLVAALDDVVAGYCVADADELRSVRRYTSHPVVVLGGVAPDRLAEVLEAGGLPTVANALELEIAMRWARSRGRPLRLRVGLLPAAGWTGSTIAAVAEFAPALAASGAEVELWTHVTDAASAAELFGLFAEAERLLRGSGVRVVGTDLASTYPAAASGSGGGQNVRIGVGLFGAGSDRVAGLACALRVVAPVVRIERLAAGTRLGYGEATLSDDEEVVAARCGYGDGLPQAVAGADDILSVGMQYLTARAARCDKNRTQVVVLDGKSKLDAFAARAGRLTHEIVTAFGNAARANNVTTEG is encoded by the coding sequence GTGCGTCCCCACCTCGCGCTCGATTCCGAGACCCTGGCCGCCAACGCTCGCCGCTGGGCGCATCATTCGCGGGTACCGGTGCGCGCGGTCGTCAAATGCGACGGCTACGGCTGGGGGTACCGCCCGCTGGTAGCGGCGCTCGACGACGTCGTAGCCGGCTACTGCGTCGCCGATGCCGACGAACTCCGGTCGGTCCGCCGTTACACCTCGCACCCGGTCGTCGTTTTGGGCGGCGTCGCTCCCGATCGCCTGGCCGAAGTCCTCGAGGCCGGCGGACTGCCGACCGTCGCCAACGCCTTGGAGCTCGAAATCGCCATGCGGTGGGCGCGCTCCCGCGGGCGACCGCTGCGCCTGCGCGTCGGCCTGCTGCCGGCCGCCGGCTGGACCGGCTCGACGATCGCCGCGGTCGCCGAGTTCGCTCCGGCCTTAGCCGCGAGCGGCGCCGAGGTCGAATTGTGGACCCACGTGACCGACGCGGCGAGCGCCGCCGAACTCTTCGGCCTCTTCGCCGAGGCCGAACGGCTGCTTCGCGGAAGCGGGGTGCGCGTGGTCGGAACCGATCTCGCCAGCACCTATCCGGCGGCCGCCTCGGGTAGCGGCGGCGGGCAGAACGTGCGCATCGGCGTCGGCCTCTTCGGAGCCGGCTCCGACCGCGTAGCGGGGCTGGCGTGCGCGCTGCGCGTGGTCGCGCCGGTGGTACGAATCGAGCGCCTCGCTGCCGGAACGCGCCTGGGCTACGGCGAGGCGACCCTGAGTGACGACGAAGAGGTCGTGGCGGCGCGCTGCGGTTACGGCGACGGCCTGCCTCAAGCCGTGGCCGGAGCGGACGATATCTTATCGGTCGGGATGCAATATCTGACCGCCCGAGCCGCGCGCTGCGACAAAAATCGAACGCAGGTCGTCGTGCTCGATGGTAAAAGCAAGCTCGATGCGTTTGCAGCGCGAGCGGGCCGCCTGACGCACGAGATTGTGACCGCGTTCGGAAATGCCGCGCGCGCAAACAACGTTACGACTGAGGGTTAA
- a CDS encoding threo-3-hydroxy-L-aspartate ammonia-lyase, producing the protein MARPHGRRRVGVAVTEVASSVGFDDVRAAAARLAGIVHRTPVLTSSTLDARTGASVFLKCENFQRMGAFKFRGAYNRIAQMSVAERARGVVAFSSGNHAQGVALASRLLGAPATIVMPNDAPAAKVAATREYGAAVVFYDRRREDRSAIAARLCAERGATLVPPYDDPHVIAGQGTAALELLEDVAGIECIVACTGGGGLLSGTAIAANGIDPAIDVYGVEPEAGDDFARSLAAGTRITIPVPDTIADGMQTTAPGELTFPLVQRYARGVVTVSDDELRSAMRFAFERMKIVIEPSGAASLAAIMFGKINIRSKRVAAIITGGNIDATRFGALIAPLSC; encoded by the coding sequence GTGGCGCGTCCACATGGGCGACGCCGGGTCGGCGTTGCCGTGACCGAAGTCGCCTCGAGCGTCGGTTTCGACGACGTCCGCGCGGCGGCAGCCCGGCTCGCGGGCATCGTGCATCGCACGCCGGTTCTTACCTCGAGCACGCTCGACGCGCGCACCGGAGCGAGCGTCTTCCTCAAGTGCGAGAACTTCCAGCGCATGGGCGCGTTTAAATTTCGCGGTGCTTACAATCGCATCGCCCAGATGAGCGTGGCCGAACGCGCGCGCGGCGTGGTCGCGTTTTCGAGCGGCAACCACGCGCAGGGCGTCGCGCTTGCGAGCCGATTGCTCGGCGCTCCGGCCACGATCGTGATGCCGAACGACGCGCCCGCCGCCAAGGTGGCGGCGACGCGCGAGTACGGCGCCGCGGTCGTATTCTACGATCGGCGGCGCGAAGATCGATCGGCGATCGCTGCGCGGCTGTGCGCGGAGCGCGGCGCGACGCTCGTTCCGCCGTACGACGATCCGCACGTCATCGCCGGCCAAGGAACTGCCGCGCTCGAACTGCTCGAAGACGTTGCCGGAATCGAGTGCATCGTCGCCTGCACGGGCGGCGGCGGCCTGCTCTCCGGTACGGCCATTGCGGCCAACGGCATAGATCCGGCGATCGACGTCTACGGCGTCGAGCCGGAGGCCGGCGACGATTTCGCGCGCTCGCTCGCTGCCGGAACGCGGATCACGATCCCGGTGCCCGATACGATCGCCGACGGCATGCAGACGACCGCCCCCGGCGAGCTAACGTTCCCGCTCGTGCAGCGCTACGCGCGCGGAGTCGTGACCGTCAGCGACGACGAGTTGCGATCCGCCATGCGCTTCGCCTTCGAACGAATGAAGATCGTCATCGAGCCGAGCGGCGCCGCGAGCCTAGCGGCGATCATGTTCGGGAAAATCAACATCCGCAGCAAACGCGTCGCCGCCATCATAACCGGCGGCAACATCGACGCCACGCGCTTCGGCGCACTCATCGCCCCATTGTCATGCTGA
- a CDS encoding MFS transporter, with protein sequence MLNTGTRTIAGHELENSAIPLLLTLGLGVLAGALDLGVLSPALPAIGVQFGVGTGDLSWIFTLYLLANIVSIAIMSTLADRYGRRPIYIACVSLFALGSLIAVLSPSYNVFLFARAIQALGAGGIFPVATAAIADAFPPARRGAALGMVAATWGVAAVIGPLFGGVVTHFVSWRWIFILNFPLAAVVIYLARTYVPVNAPRVRGPLDGFGLSLLALGLLSLMYGISGAHATTIAIGLLLLVGFGLWQRIARHPIVPPKLFTTPQLVKTYALELAIGMLEGSLFFVPTVLVGAQHLSYAAAGLIAAIGAFVFVAVIPGAGRALDRIGSRDVLLVGTFCTEVGIAFFALGFDTLWMSIAAMIVAGLGFGALLGAPTRYIVTNETTPRTRSTAVGLLSQFLIIGQILGGSLAGGIMSIALSDSAAYRDTYLAFAVVALIAMAIAATLRSRREELRVQTPE encoded by the coding sequence TTGCTTAACACCGGCACGCGCACGATCGCGGGACACGAACTCGAAAACTCCGCGATTCCGCTGTTGCTCACGCTCGGCCTCGGCGTGCTCGCCGGCGCCCTCGATCTGGGCGTGCTCTCGCCGGCGCTGCCGGCCATCGGCGTGCAGTTTGGCGTAGGCACGGGCGATCTCTCGTGGATCTTCACGCTCTACCTGCTCGCGAACATCGTCTCGATCGCGATTATGAGTACGCTCGCCGACCGCTACGGTCGCCGCCCGATCTACATCGCGTGCGTCTCGCTTTTCGCACTCGGCAGTTTGATCGCCGTACTCTCGCCGAGCTACAACGTCTTTCTCTTCGCGCGCGCGATCCAAGCGCTGGGCGCGGGCGGCATCTTTCCCGTCGCCACCGCGGCGATCGCCGATGCGTTTCCGCCGGCGCGGCGCGGTGCCGCGCTCGGTATGGTGGCGGCCACGTGGGGCGTTGCGGCCGTGATCGGCCCGCTCTTCGGCGGCGTCGTCACGCACTTCGTTTCGTGGCGCTGGATCTTCATTCTCAACTTCCCGCTCGCCGCGGTCGTGATCTATCTCGCGCGCACCTACGTTCCCGTCAACGCGCCGCGCGTGCGCGGTCCGCTCGACGGATTCGGGTTGAGCCTGCTCGCGCTGGGACTGCTCTCGCTCATGTACGGCATCAGCGGCGCGCACGCGACGACGATCGCCATCGGTCTCTTGCTGCTCGTAGGTTTCGGGCTCTGGCAGCGCATCGCGCGCCATCCGATCGTGCCGCCGAAGCTGTTCACGACGCCGCAACTAGTTAAGACTTACGCGCTCGAACTCGCAATCGGGATGCTGGAAGGCTCGCTCTTCTTCGTTCCGACGGTGCTGGTCGGCGCGCAGCATCTCTCGTACGCTGCCGCGGGTCTCATCGCCGCGATCGGCGCGTTCGTCTTCGTCGCGGTCATTCCCGGCGCGGGCCGGGCGCTCGATCGCATCGGCAGCCGCGACGTGCTTTTGGTCGGCACGTTTTGCACCGAGGTCGGGATCGCGTTCTTCGCACTCGGCTTCGATACGCTCTGGATGTCGATCGCGGCGATGATCGTTGCCGGACTTGGCTTCGGAGCGTTGCTCGGCGCGCCGACGCGCTATATCGTCACCAACGAAACGACGCCGCGGACGCGCTCGACCGCCGTTGGCTTGCTGAGCCAGTTTTTGATCATCGGTCAGATCCTCGGCGGATCGCTCGCCGGCGGCATCATGAGCATCGCGCTCTCCGACAGCGCCGCGTACCGCGATACCTATCTCGCTTTCGCCGTCGTCGCCTTGATCGCGATGGCGATCGCCGCAACTCTGCGCAGCCGGCGAGAGGAACTTCGAGTCCAAACGCCCGAGTGA
- a CDS encoding peptide chain release factor 3: MSSIAQEVEKRRTFAIISHPDAGKTTLTEKLLLYGGAIQTAGQVSARRQQRAATSDWMELEKQRGISITSTVLQFPYDGHTINLLDTPGHQDFGEDTYRTLLAADCAVMLIDAAKGVEPQTKKLFAICRARRIPLFTFINKMDRPSRDALELLDELESVLGIGVFPMNWPLGNGPGFKGIYDRQTREVHLFERTVHGAKKAHVQLTDIDDPQLTGLLDEASYREFRDGLELLEGAGAEFDRDAMLRGEVSPVFFGSAVTNFGVQLFLDRFVALSPPPVARVADTGPVDPASEQFSGFVFKIQANMDPRHRDRIAFVRVCSGKFERDMTVRNARTGKDVRLARAMKLFASERESLDAAYAGDVVGLANPGSFAIGDTICDGDLVRFDGVPSFAPEHFASVRSIDTSSYKSFGKGIAQLREEGAIQVMYPLGSMRTEPILAAVGALQFEVAKYRLENEYNVKTLFATLPFSVARRIVGEPETIRTAQLPSNAKLVEDWDARPVALFESEWSMRLAQEWNPKLQFIDFTGSTTDSADKGTVIA, from the coding sequence ATGAGCTCCATCGCCCAAGAAGTTGAAAAACGCCGGACGTTTGCGATCATTTCGCATCCCGACGCCGGCAAAACGACCCTGACCGAGAAACTCTTGCTCTACGGTGGGGCGATCCAAACCGCCGGCCAAGTCTCCGCGCGACGGCAGCAGCGCGCCGCCACGAGCGACTGGATGGAACTCGAAAAGCAGCGCGGCATCTCGATCACCTCGACCGTGCTGCAGTTTCCGTACGACGGCCACACGATCAACCTGCTCGACACGCCGGGGCACCAAGACTTCGGCGAAGATACCTACCGCACGCTGCTGGCCGCCGACTGCGCCGTGATGCTGATCGATGCGGCCAAGGGCGTCGAGCCGCAAACCAAAAAACTCTTCGCGATCTGCCGCGCGCGCCGCATTCCGCTTTTTACGTTCATCAACAAGATGGATCGGCCCAGCCGCGACGCGCTCGAGCTGCTCGACGAGCTCGAGAGCGTGCTCGGCATCGGCGTCTTTCCAATGAATTGGCCGCTGGGCAACGGCCCTGGCTTCAAGGGCATCTATGACCGGCAGACGCGCGAAGTGCACCTCTTCGAACGCACCGTGCACGGTGCCAAAAAAGCGCACGTCCAACTCACCGACATCGACGATCCGCAGCTGACCGGCTTGCTCGACGAGGCCTCGTATCGCGAGTTTCGCGACGGCCTCGAGCTGCTCGAAGGGGCCGGCGCCGAGTTCGATCGCGACGCGATGCTGCGCGGCGAGGTCTCGCCGGTCTTTTTCGGCAGCGCCGTTACGAACTTCGGCGTGCAGCTCTTCCTCGATCGCTTCGTCGCGCTCAGCCCGCCGCCGGTCGCGCGCGTCGCCGATACGGGACCCGTCGATCCGGCGAGCGAGCAATTCTCGGGCTTCGTGTTCAAGATTCAAGCGAACATGGATCCCCGCCATCGCGACCGCATCGCGTTCGTGCGGGTGTGTTCGGGGAAGTTCGAGCGCGACATGACGGTCCGCAACGCGCGTACCGGCAAGGACGTGCGGCTCGCGCGCGCGATGAAACTCTTCGCAAGCGAACGCGAATCGCTCGATGCCGCCTATGCGGGGGACGTGGTTGGATTGGCTAACCCGGGCTCGTTTGCCATCGGCGACACGATTTGCGACGGCGACCTCGTACGATTCGACGGCGTTCCGTCGTTCGCGCCGGAACATTTCGCATCGGTTCGCAGTATCGATACTTCGAGTTACAAGTCGTTCGGGAAGGGAATCGCGCAGTTGCGTGAAGAGGGAGCCATCCAGGTCATGTATCCGCTCGGCTCGATGCGAACCGAGCCGATTCTGGCTGCAGTCGGCGCGTTGCAGTTCGAAGTTGCGAAATACCGCCTCGAGAACGAGTACAACGTAAAGACGCTCTTCGCAACGTTGCCGTTTTCGGTCGCCCGCCGGATCGTCGGCGAGCCGGAAACGATCCGGACCGCCCAGTTGCCGTCCAATGCAAAACTCGTCGAAGATTGGGACGCGCGCCCGGTCGCGCTCTTCGAGAGCGAGTGGAGCATGCGGTTGGCGCAGGAGTGGAATCCGAAACTGCAGTTTATCGACTTCACCGGCTCGACAACGGACTCGGCCGATAAAGGAACGGTGATCGCGTGA
- a CDS encoding ROK family protein: MPTDQKMRTAIGVDLGGSHVGAAVVKEDGTIVSRHEGDIEDRSFDAVIASIETVVGAALKDAKGKLVGIGLGSPGNIDLATGSIVYSPNFGWHDAPLGATLRKRFPDLPIFIANDARCATLGEHTFGIGRGTTNFVLLTLGTGIGGGIVSEGRLLLGNRAGAGEIGHHQIRPTDGFICACGKIGCFEAQASGTGLIRHAFAVAPSFPRSTLLDKSRDKLGSKQIRKAAQAGDKHALAAWANFTGDLALGIANIVAFVNPEVIALGGGVSSAGQLMIDAIVPRVDELTTMAPKGTTKIAIAKLGNDAGIVGSAAVAFRGGLTSGHGQT; encoded by the coding sequence ATGCCAACTGATCAGAAAATGCGTACGGCGATCGGCGTCGATCTCGGCGGGTCGCACGTCGGCGCCGCCGTCGTAAAGGAAGATGGCACGATCGTTAGCCGGCACGAAGGGGATATCGAGGATCGCTCCTTCGATGCGGTGATCGCCTCGATCGAGACGGTCGTCGGAGCCGCCCTCAAAGATGCGAAAGGCAAGCTGGTCGGCATCGGCCTCGGTTCGCCCGGCAATATCGATCTCGCGACCGGCTCGATCGTGTATTCGCCGAACTTCGGCTGGCACGACGCGCCGCTCGGCGCGACGCTGCGCAAGCGCTTCCCCGACCTGCCGATCTTTATCGCAAACGACGCGCGCTGCGCGACGCTCGGCGAACACACCTTCGGCATCGGCCGCGGCACGACGAATTTCGTGCTGCTAACGCTCGGTACGGGAATCGGCGGCGGCATCGTCTCCGAGGGGCGGCTCTTGCTCGGTAACCGAGCGGGCGCAGGTGAGATCGGGCACCATCAAATTCGCCCGACCGACGGCTTCATCTGCGCCTGCGGCAAGATCGGCTGCTTCGAGGCGCAAGCGTCGGGCACGGGATTGATTCGGCACGCCTTTGCGGTCGCGCCCTCGTTTCCGCGCAGCACGCTGCTCGACAAGTCGCGCGATAAACTCGGCTCCAAGCAAATTCGCAAAGCCGCCCAAGCCGGCGACAAGCACGCGCTCGCCGCATGGGCAAACTTCACCGGCGATCTGGCACTCGGTATCGCCAACATCGTCGCGTTCGTCAATCCGGAAGTGATCGCGCTCGGCGGCGGGGTGAGTTCGGCGGGTCAATTAATGATCGACGCGATCGTGCCGCGCGTCGACGAACTCACGACGATGGCGCCGAAAGGCACGACCAAGATCGCGATTGCGAAGCTCGGCAACGACGCCGGTATCGTCGGCTCGGCCGCAGTCGCTTTTCGCGGCGGATTGACCTCGGGGCATGGACAGACGTAG
- a CDS encoding YkgJ family cysteine cluster protein produces the protein METIDLTALRAFTRETGQPTHPEMLDTTPMERVKEIEIDEEHITVTYNQDTTRYYNANEIVQREWVYKYNDDAEMVKAIGKVIDLARKHLKDLPENLACPPGCAECCSGYEPFVSKADVRRMAEHLKMSYQDVMDEYIVKRPSADGFHVGWIRKVTDDVADNCVFLKGSHSGKYYCGIYEGRPEDCRDFTPVGCQDVDDTIPRDRPFKVGPPFQPKHPGKKTSRRRR, from the coding sequence ATGGAAACGATCGACCTCACCGCCCTACGCGCGTTCACGCGCGAAACGGGCCAGCCCACGCATCCCGAGATGCTCGACACGACGCCGATGGAGCGCGTCAAAGAGATCGAGATCGACGAAGAACACATCACCGTCACCTACAATCAAGATACGACGCGCTACTACAACGCGAACGAAATCGTGCAGCGCGAATGGGTCTACAAATACAACGACGATGCGGAGATGGTCAAGGCGATCGGTAAAGTCATCGACTTGGCGCGCAAGCACCTCAAGGATTTGCCCGAGAATCTGGCGTGCCCGCCGGGCTGCGCCGAGTGCTGCAGCGGCTACGAGCCTTTCGTGAGCAAAGCCGACGTTCGGCGCATGGCCGAACACCTGAAGATGTCGTACCAGGACGTGATGGATGAGTATATCGTCAAACGTCCGTCGGCCGACGGCTTTCACGTTGGGTGGATTCGCAAAGTTACCGACGACGTTGCCGACAACTGCGTCTTTCTCAAGGGCTCGCATTCCGGCAAGTATTATTGCGGCATCTACGAGGGACGTCCCGAGGACTGCCGCGATTTCACACCCGTCGGCTGCCAAGACGTCGACGACACGATTCCGCGCGACCGGCCCTTCAAAGTCGGCCCGCCGTTCCAGCCCAAACACCCCGGCAAGAAGACGTCTCGCCGCCGGCGCTAA
- a CDS encoding COX15/CtaA family protein, giving the protein MKTLWRLSLAAVIVAYGAVMLGSWTRINGAGMTCPDWPRCDGRLVPPLGDGTVWEWTHRLLVFVLTPLVIAVVVAAWRNRKRSPFIAPTMWAIALLFAFQVFLGAATVHLSNSPISVVWHWGTAMAFIAGLCAMAIFARAGLRGSPPAARESNAAETILTGVLAGTTLVAFVTMCVGAYVSSSGAGLACLSVPGCAGNVVVYSPGQYVQMLHRFIAAACLLSAVASFALAWAWRAAARVRLMATVGLLLVFVQVLLGLLNVALRLPIDLREAHAANAALVFLAFVIATTFAILGAVRTYEPVAA; this is encoded by the coding sequence GTGAAGACTCTCTGGCGGCTTTCGCTCGCGGCGGTTATCGTCGCGTATGGCGCGGTGATGCTCGGCAGTTGGACCCGGATCAACGGCGCGGGGATGACCTGCCCGGATTGGCCGCGTTGCGATGGCCGGTTGGTCCCGCCGCTTGGCGATGGAACGGTTTGGGAATGGACCCACCGGCTGCTCGTCTTTGTTCTCACCCCGCTCGTGATCGCCGTCGTCGTCGCCGCCTGGCGCAACCGCAAACGCTCGCCCTTCATCGCACCGACGATGTGGGCGATCGCCCTGCTCTTCGCATTTCAAGTCTTCCTCGGGGCGGCGACCGTGCATCTATCGAACAGCCCGATCTCGGTGGTTTGGCATTGGGGCACGGCGATGGCCTTTATCGCGGGACTCTGCGCGATGGCGATCTTCGCCCGAGCCGGCTTGCGCGGCTCGCCGCCGGCGGCGCGCGAGAGCAACGCCGCCGAGACGATTCTGACCGGCGTGCTGGCCGGAACCACGCTCGTGGCCTTCGTCACGATGTGCGTTGGGGCGTATGTCAGTTCCAGCGGCGCCGGCCTGGCTTGCCTGAGCGTCCCGGGATGCGCGGGGAACGTCGTAGTATATAGCCCGGGTCAGTATGTGCAAATGCTCCATCGCTTTATTGCGGCTGCCTGCTTGCTAAGCGCCGTCGCCTCGTTCGCCCTGGCCTGGGCGTGGCGGGCGGCCGCGCGCGTGCGCCTGATGGCGACCGTGGGTCTGCTTCTGGTGTTCGTGCAAGTCCTCTTGGGCTTGCTCAACGTGGCGCTGCGCCTGCCCATCGATCTGCGCGAAGCGCACGCCGCAAACGCGGCGCTGGTCTTCCTAGCGTTCGTCATCGCCACCACCTTCGCGATTCTCGGCGCCGTTCGCACGTACGAACCGGTCGCCGCGTGA
- a CDS encoding peroxidase-related enzyme (This protein belongs to a clade of uncharacterized proteins related to peroxidases such as the alkylhydroperoxidase AhpD.) — MQNRAHVSRFGEPSEGELPADIREVYDKNREKLGFVPNVFRAYAKRPDHFRAFMQYHDVLMKTQGGLSRVEREAIVVAVSSENRCQYCMVAHGAALRVLSKDPVLAEQIANNWRTAELSPRMRAMLGFAARVNEPGFAASEHEIDQLHLAGFSQDDIWDIGAIASFFGFSNRMAGLMDMRPNAEFYAMGR; from the coding sequence ATGCAAAATCGAGCCCACGTATCGCGATTCGGCGAGCCGAGCGAAGGCGAACTTCCCGCCGACATTCGCGAGGTCTACGATAAGAATCGCGAAAAGCTGGGATTCGTTCCAAACGTTTTTCGCGCGTACGCGAAGCGTCCCGATCACTTTCGCGCGTTCATGCAGTATCACGACGTACTGATGAAGACGCAGGGTGGGTTGAGCCGCGTCGAGCGCGAGGCGATCGTGGTCGCGGTCTCCTCGGAGAACCGCTGCCAGTATTGCATGGTCGCACACGGAGCGGCGCTGCGCGTTTTGAGCAAAGATCCGGTGCTGGCGGAGCAAATCGCGAATAATTGGCGCACGGCCGAGCTTTCGCCGCGCATGCGCGCGATGTTGGGGTTCGCCGCGCGCGTTAACGAGCCGGGCTTCGCGGCGAGCGAACACGAGATCGACCAGCTCCACTTAGCCGGCTTCAGTCAGGACGACATTTGGGATATCGGTGCGATCGCGTCGTTCTTCGGATTCTCCAACCGCATGGCCGGTCTCATGGACATGCGACCGAACGCCGAGTTCTACGCGATGGGCCGCTGA
- a CDS encoding heme o synthase, whose protein sequence is MSSTLSRVDGAAAGRSGGWRGVLGDYYELSKPRIIVLLLITTAAAMVMAARGVPNLALVFWTLLGGALASASAGALNCIYDRDIDALMKRTRNRPLPQGRISVSAATAFAVALGVLSFASLYFLVNPLAAWLSLAGNAYYVVIYTMWLKRITPLNIVIGGAAGAVPPLVGWAAVTHAIGGPALGLFAVIFLWTPPHFWSLALMTEIDYDKAHIPMLPNVSGVERTKREIIYYSILLVLASLALYPLHIMGPFYFAAAAVLGGIFLLDAVRTWRDKGKTWARHLFKYSLIYLALMCAIMVIDRIIA, encoded by the coding sequence GTGAGCAGCACGCTCTCCCGCGTCGACGGCGCCGCAGCGGGCCGTTCCGGCGGATGGCGCGGCGTGCTCGGCGACTACTACGAATTGAGCAAGCCGCGCATCATCGTGCTGCTCTTGATCACGACCGCGGCGGCGATGGTCATGGCCGCGCGCGGCGTTCCGAACCTCGCGCTCGTCTTTTGGACGCTGTTGGGCGGGGCGCTGGCATCGGCATCGGCCGGGGCGCTCAACTGCATCTACGATCGCGACATCGACGCGCTGATGAAACGCACGCGCAACCGTCCGTTGCCGCAAGGGCGCATCTCGGTTTCGGCGGCGACGGCGTTTGCCGTCGCGCTGGGCGTACTCTCGTTTGCATCCTTGTATTTCTTGGTTAACCCGCTGGCTGCGTGGCTATCACTCGCCGGCAACGCGTACTACGTCGTCATCTACACGATGTGGCTCAAACGCATCACGCCGCTCAATATCGTGATCGGCGGCGCCGCCGGCGCGGTACCGCCGCTCGTCGGCTGGGCCGCGGTCACCCACGCGATCGGCGGCCCGGCGCTCGGGCTCTTCGCGGTCATCTTTCTCTGGACGCCGCCGCACTTTTGGTCGCTCGCGCTGATGACCGAGATCGACTACGATAAAGCGCACATTCCGATGCTCCCGAACGTGAGCGGCGTCGAACGCACCAAACGCGAGATCATTTACTATTCGATCTTGCTCGTGCTCGCGTCGCTCGCGCTCTATCCGCTCCACATCATGGGGCCGTTTTATTTCGCCGCCGCGGCCGTGCTCGGCGGCATCTTCTTGCTCGACGCGGTCCGCACGTGGCGCGATAAGGGCAAGACTTGGGCGCGCCATCTTTTCAAGTACTCCTTGATCTACCTCGCGCTCATGTGCGCGATCATGGTAATCGACCGGATCATTGCTTAA
- a CDS encoding SDR family oxidoreductase: MDRRSVALVTGASGGLGLEFAKLLAGGGHDLALIARSGSKLEAIADVLRGTFGINVECVTMDLSAPGAASALFDRVPDCDVLVNNAGFANNGRFAEIAEQQIRDEVNLDVVTLTELTRRYLPAMLERKRGWILNVASTAAFLPGPLMAVYYASKAYVLSFSEALWEETRGSGVSVTCLCPGATKTGFQARADVQSTPIMRLPQADAAKVAKAGYEAMLKGQRVVVPGFSNKLVAFSPRITPRRVLLTMSRKAVERPD; this comes from the coding sequence ATGGACAGACGTAGCGTCGCGCTCGTTACCGGCGCGTCGGGCGGTCTCGGTCTCGAGTTCGCAAAACTGCTCGCCGGCGGCGGCCACGATCTCGCCCTGATCGCGCGCTCCGGTTCGAAACTCGAAGCGATCGCCGACGTTTTGCGCGGCACGTTCGGCATCAACGTCGAGTGCGTTACGATGGATCTCTCCGCGCCCGGCGCCGCGAGCGCCCTTTTCGATCGTGTGCCGGATTGCGACGTGCTCGTCAACAACGCCGGCTTCGCGAACAACGGGCGCTTCGCCGAAATCGCCGAGCAGCAGATTCGCGACGAGGTCAATCTCGACGTCGTCACGCTGACGGAACTCACGCGGCGGTATTTGCCGGCGATGCTCGAGCGAAAGCGCGGCTGGATCCTCAACGTCGCCTCGACGGCGGCATTTCTTCCGGGGCCGCTGATGGCAGTTTACTACGCGAGCAAAGCGTACGTGCTCTCGTTTTCCGAAGCGCTCTGGGAAGAGACGCGCGGCAGCGGCGTCAGCGTAACGTGTCTGTGCCCCGGCGCAACAAAAACGGGCTTTCAAGCCCGCGCCGACGTGCAGTCGACGCCGATAATGCGTCTTCCGCAAGCCGACGCCGCGAAAGTCGCCAAGGCCGGCTACGAAGCGATGCTCAAGGGCCAGCGCGTCGTCGTGCCGGGATTCTCCAACAAACTCGTCGCCTTCTCGCCGCGCATCACCCCGCGCCGCGTCCTCCTGACGATGTCCCGCAAAGCCGTCGAACGCCCCGATTAA